Genomic window (Ananas comosus cultivar F153 linkage group 16, ASM154086v1, whole genome shotgun sequence):
CATTCCTCGAATCCTTAAACAGCATTTCAAGGGAAAACCTTACTATGTAGATCTCCTTGATCTGTTCAATGAGGTACTTATCTTTTCACTTGTGTTTGTAATTGGTTTTTACTCCAGAATTTTCTACTTTATtgtaatttcatatattttttcttctagGTTGAGTTCCAGACGGCATCCGGACAGATGCTAGATCTGATTACAACTCACGAAGGAGAAAAAGATCTATCAAAATACACACTGCCGGTGTATGTGAAAGGGCTAACATTTGATTGAACATTTTAACAATGAACTAGTATAGTTGCTAAGACATAGGCGATGGAGTAATCATACGTCATTATTTGTTTTACAAGCGTCATTTGTCTTTTTTCATAACTTAGAGACATTTCGATTCTTTAACTTCTTTTGCTAGTGCTATGTCCTGCTGCAAAGCTATTGCTAATCATCAAGGTTACTGACATGTTGTGCAGTTACCGCCGGATTGTTCAATACAAAACAGCTTACTATTCGTTCTACCTTCCGGTAAGTTTGAGATGAATAAATAGTTCAGTGTGCTGCTGTTGATATAACTGTTcgcatatatttaattttgttccCATCATAGAGCTGCTATttgcatatatttaattttgttccCATCATAGAGCTGCTATTCTTTATtctgatttttaattttcttgccttgcaaaataaattttttttaatatttatccaTTTTTGTTTATGTTGTGGACCGTGCAGTAACTTTAAGCAGCCAGGCAAGTAAGTTTTAGCTGCTGTTATGCCTATTTGTTCGGAAATGAGTGCGTCACATAATTTTCATAGATATTTATGTCCATTTTTTAAGGGATAATCATGAAAGAATGCACGACATGATCTAGCCCTTCTCAGAGATATTTGAGTCACCGACTTAAGATGATATACTGCTATTACCTTTTATCTTACATAGTGAAAATCAACTTCATGATGCTTAGATGCTTGCTTGTGGAAAACTTGATTGTATTGTAACCTTACTTtggaaatttaatttgtttgttacTTTCCCACCTCATGCCCTGACCTCTCACTAGTACTACTACTAATgtataaaaagaagaaaatgaactAAGAAACTTGTGAAACTTGAATACTAATGATAATATTTCTACCGGATCTATCTCCAGTGTGAACTACGCAGTGAACTATATTAATACAGCAATTGTTGTATTCGTTCCCTTCTACCGGTTGTATCAAGAAGAAGGTTACTTGGGACAACTAAATTACCTTATGTTATGTTGTGAAGGTTGCTTGTGCGCTGCTAATGTCTGGAGAAAATTTGGACAACTTTGTTGACGTCAAGAACATTCTTGTTGATATGGGAACATATTTTCAAGTTCAGGTGACTCttgcatatataataacatCGGCAAATTGTTTCACTTTTAACTGCCATGTGCCTTGTTATTTTCTGTCATTGATGGTTGTGTTTTCCTTTCAGGACGATTTCCTAGATTGTTTTGGTGATCCTGAATTTATTGGTAAGGTTAGTCCATGTACCTCTTTGTTGTATATAGATGTCCCAGCAGATGTGAGAAGATAAGATTCTCTTTTCTAATTCTACTTGGGTGCTCCATATATGATCAAGGATTGTTCAAGTTATtgtacttgattttttttttttttgtgttataGATTGGAACTGATATTGAAGACTACAAGTGCTCTTGGCTAGTCGTGCAAGCTCTCGAGCGTGCTGATGAGAGCCAGAAGAAACTTTTGTCTGTAAGGCCTACCATCTTGCTCCTTTCTTTCTCAATGATGCAATGACATGGAAAGGGTAAAGGTGTAACATTCATGCTAATCTTCAGGAGAATTATGGAAAGGCAGATTCAAAATGCGTTGCAAAAGTGAAGGCTCTGTATAAGGATCTCAATCTTGAGGTTTGAACTGAGGATATACCCCTCTTTATTTAGTTTCTTgataataattgaaaatttcCTCTtagtttttttcataatttttgtcAAGATTAACAAATACAATCGATATTCGCTCTCCTACTTTAACCATGGTTGAATCTACAAATGGCCATAATGTATTATCTTCGTTCCTCTACTGTTTTCACTTCCCTTTTCCAACATTTAAGACACCTAAACCGTAGACGTTCCCCGACGTACTGGCTAGACCATACTAAGTTGGACTCTGGAACTTGTAATCTAAACCTTTATGGCATTCTTCATCTCTCAAACAACCACAAAGCATCTATCTGATAACCCACATCTGAAAGTTACTTGTTTAGCACCTTTTCCCTACTTCAAAACAATTTCGATTGACCCTCAACTCTTGTTGGTCTTTCTTGGTGCAATAATGAACATTTTATAGAGTATACCAGGTGAAATCAACAACTATTTAGGACTCCTAATGTTGTAACAGAATCCTCCCTCTCCCATTTGTGGATCTGTAGTACGTCTATCAACTCTGTCTAGTCTTTCATTGGATATGCCAGGTGGTCTATCTTTTTATGCTATTTGATAGTAGTAACAAACTCTTTTACGGAATCATTATTTTTCTCACGAGAATTGGACCATGTATTTAAAAACTGGTTTCAAAGCAATGTTATCTGGTTGTTCTCCTGCTCGATTACGTAAATCTGAAATCTGAATAACATGTTCTTACATCTTGTCATTTAAAATGTAAACTCACTCACATCCTTTTCGCAAATCTCATGAAACAAGAATAGTATCTGATTATCTAATCATGATATACTTCTCTGCTTGTttctctttttaacttttttttaatctccaGGGTGTATTTGCGGACTACGAGAGCAAGAGCTATGAAAAGCTAATCTCGTCGATCGAAGCCCAGCCGAGCAAAGCCGTGCAGGACGTGCTGAAGTCCTTCTTGCATAAGATCTACAAGAGGCAGAAGTAGAAGCTCCATCGAAAATCGACAACCGGTCGGGAAGTGCTCGTCATTGTTTCTCTTCATCCATCAATCCTATTTCGCCTGCTGCTATTTATGTCTGCATGCATGCACCCTATTTCTTTCACGCAGTATCGAACTACTCGATGTTTCTTTGGGatttttctctaatttagtCCCCCTTATGATTAGAGTACACTTCTTATGTTTCTCTAGGTTTGGGTTTCAGTTTATatgatttgaattcaaaagttgGATCTAGCCTGAATAAGAATCAGATGGGTTATAAGAGCCGGATTTGGATCCAGCGTTGATTCAATGGGActgaatatataattttagaagcatctttttttttagtaactTACGCTTTTAGAGACGTATAATTATTTCACGTTAACATGGTATCAAAGCATGAGGTTTTAAGTTTTGGGTTGAACAATCAGCTTCTCATTGTTGTTAAGAATTAGTTTTATTTGTGTGTTTCCTTTGCTAAATGTAACAATCAAGTTTCTTTATtacgattatttttttttcgcctGTGAAAATCAAATGCTTGTCCATGTCGCTATTTAAGGTTGCATCATTCTGCATTTAGTTTGATCCATCTAACTAATAATAGAAAACAGAGGAGTGGCTTCTATCTCTGATTCATCGCAAGCTAACCATGATGCATCATCCCATCACATGAAAATcctgttttaataaaaaaggcTAGGTCGTAGAAAGTttcttttgatatatatatatatggaaagcTAGAATTCTTCTCTAGGAGTATCTGAATGAATGTTTGTCTCCGTCTGGTATGCGACGATGGAATATCTGAATGAATGACTggtgttttaaattttgatctagattagtttgaactttttagatttttaacttttataatcTTTTGATATTGTTTATCTAGAATTCGGTCTTAAAATTGACTATTTATAATGGCTAACATAGGGTGAATTGGCCACCACTTTtttattaggtaaatgatgtcaacaAAATTTCcgaaattttgagttttaggaGGGTCGAACAGGCCAGATTAAAATATGAGGAC
Coding sequences:
- the LOC109722505 gene encoding farnesyl pyrophosphate synthase-like isoform X3; translated protein: MDNSHTRRGQLCWFRVPKVGLIAVNDGIILRNHIPRILKQHFKGKPYYVDLLDLFNEVEFQTASGQMLDLITTHEGEKDLSKYTLPVYRRIVQYKTAYYSFYLPVACALLMSGENLDNFVDVKNILVDMGTYFQVQDDFLDCFGDPEFIGKIGTDIEDYKCSWLVVQALERADESQKKLLSENYGKADSKCVAKVKALYKDLNLEGVFADYESKSYEKLISSIEAQPSKAVQDVLKSFLHKIYKRQK
- the LOC109722505 gene encoding farnesyl pyrophosphate synthase 1-like isoform X1, whose protein sequence is MGSAIDVKATFRDIYHRLKAELLDDPAFDFTDESRQWIDRMLDYNVPGGKLNRGLSVIDSYKLLKAGVEVTEDEIFLGCALGWCIEWLQAYFLVLDDIMDNSHTRRGQLCWFRVPKVGLIAVNDGIILRNHIPRILKQHFKGKPYYVDLLDLFNEVEFQTASGQMLDLITTHEGEKDLSKYTLPVYRRIVQYKTAYYSFYLPVACALLMSGENLDNFVDVKNILVDMGTYFQVQDDFLDCFGDPEFIGKIGTDIEDYKCSWLVVQALERADESQKKLLSENYGKADSKCVAKVKALYKDLNLEGVFADYESKSYEKLISSIEAQPSKAVQDVLKSFLHKIYKRQK